A part of Candidatus Jidaibacter acanthamoeba genomic DNA contains:
- a CDS encoding ParA family protein, with protein sequence MVDYNVEGITQRTMAQLANVSQSAVSRYLSTNNILPIEEGNHRNMRYNIAHVRQAIRALFDLDKKIIKKKHSFYNFKGGTGKTSICFQVACHIALMGFNVLVIDADPQAHLSVSFGLANDENLTLYDLIMGNQKPENVIHTIFNGLDCIPSNLSLTRLETEISQLPKREERLKIDLESIENNYDFIFVDTNPTISILNRNVVTYVDVLDIVCETQPYSLNGLKLLMEDLNRFWHHMRMAPKLINIIPNKYEDRTTNAAEAMTVLKMYYSEYIKENFAIRRSEDIVTSAKIGKPLALFAKKNSIAVEDITELVHYIINISC encoded by the coding sequence ATGGTAGATTATAATGTTGAAGGTATAACGCAAAGAACTATGGCGCAACTTGCTAACGTTTCTCAGTCAGCGGTGAGTCGGTATTTATCTACTAATAACATATTACCAATAGAAGAAGGTAATCATAGAAATATGAGATATAATATTGCGCATGTCAGGCAAGCTATAAGAGCCCTTTTCGATTTAGATAAAAAAATAATTAAAAAAAAGCATTCATTTTATAATTTTAAAGGAGGAACTGGTAAAACAAGTATATGTTTCCAGGTTGCTTGCCACATAGCTTTAATGGGTTTCAATGTCCTAGTTATTGATGCAGATCCTCAGGCACATCTTTCTGTATCTTTTGGTTTAGCCAATGATGAAAATCTTACGTTATATGATTTAATTATGGGTAATCAAAAGCCGGAAAATGTTATTCATACAATATTTAATGGTTTGGATTGTATACCCTCAAATTTATCTTTAACAAGGTTAGAAACTGAGATTTCTCAACTTCCAAAAAGAGAAGAAAGACTAAAAATTGATTTAGAATCTATAGAAAATAATTATGATTTTATATTTGTAGATACTAACCCAACTATAAGTATATTAAATAGAAATGTAGTAACTTATGTAGATGTGCTAGATATAGTATGTGAGACGCAGCCATATAGTTTAAATGGATTAAAGTTATTAATGGAGGATTTAAATAGATTTTGGCATCATATGCGTATGGCTCCAAAGTTAATAAATATTATACCTAATAAGTATGAGGACAGGACAACAAATGCTGCTGAAGCAATGACTGTTCTTAAAATGTATTATTCAGAATATATTAAAGAAAATTTTGCAATTAGAAGAAGTGAAGATATAGTTACCTCAGCCAAGATAGGTAAGCCTTTAGCATTATTTGCTAAGAAAAATTCTATTGCAGTTGAAGATATCACAGAGTTAGTGCATTATATTATAAATATTTCTTGTTAA